The Trueperaceae bacterium genomic sequence GCACGCCGATCACGAAGCTGGTGAGCGCGAAGGCGGTGTTCGCGACGGGCCCGAGGCCGGTCGTGAACATGTGGTGGCTCCAGACCGCGAAGCCCATGAAGCCGATGAAGATGCCGGACAGGATCATGACGGGGTAGCCGAAGATCGGCTTGCGCGAGAAGGTCGGGATGACCTCGCTGATGACCCCGAACGCCGGCAGGATCACGATGTACACCTCGGGGTGCCCGAAGATCCAGAACAGGTGCTGCCAGAGGATCGGCAGGCCGCCCGCCTCGGGCACGTAGAACAGCGTGCCGAACGTCCGGTCGAAGACGATCTGCGTCAGCGCGATCGTGAGCGGCGGGAAGGCGAAGACGATCAGGAACGACGTCACCAGGATCATCCACACGAAGACCGGCATACGCATCATCGTCATGCCCGGCGCCCGCATGCTGAAGATCGTGACGATCAGGTTCATCGCCGTCACGAGGCTGCCGATCCCGCCGATCAGCAGGCCGATCATGTAGAAGTCGGTGCCGTTGCCGGGGTTGTTCGACAGGCTCGTCAGGGGCGCATACGCGAACCAACCGACGTCCGGCGCGCCGCCCAGGAAGAAGCTGCTGTAGACGAAGAGCCCCCCGAACGCGTAGACCCAATAGCCGAACGCGTTCAGGCGCGGGAAGGCGAGGTCGCGCGCCCCGATCATCAGCGGCACGAAGTAGTTCGCGAAGCCGGTCCCGAGCGGCATGATCGCGAGGAAGATCATCGTCACGCCGTGCATCGTGAAGAGCTGGTTGTAGACGTCGGGGCTGACGAGCTCCATGCCGGGCGCCGCCAACTGCAGGCGGATGATGAACGCCTCGATGCTGGCGAGCCCCATGAACGTGAAGGAGGTCAGGATGTAGAGGATCCCGAGCCGCTTGTGGTCGACGGTCGTCAACCAGCTGCCGAGCCCCTTCGTCCACGCCGGCCGAGCCAGCAGGCCGCCGCCGGCGTCGGGCGTGGCGGGGGCGGGAACGTCGCGTCTACCGATCGCCATGGGTGCCTCCAACGAATGCGCGTGCTTCGGTCTCGTCCGGCGTCCCGAGGCTCAACAGGTACGCCGCCACCGCGGCGATCTCCTCGTCCGCGTCGGGATCGTCCTCCGACCAGAGGGCCGGCATGTAGTTCCCCGGTTTGAGGTCGTCGGGGTCGCGCAACCACGCCTCGAGGTTCTCCTGCGTGTTGGGCAGGATCGCCGCGCCGAGCGTCGTGCGGGTGCCGAAGTTCGTCAGGTCGGGGAATTCGGGGGTGCCGACCTCGGTCGTGCCGCGGTAGCCGTCGACGCGGTGGCACGTCGTGCAGCCCTTCTGGGCGAACAGTTGGTGCCCACGCTGGACCTGCGGGTCGGCCTGCACCCGCTGGGCGCCGTCGATGTCGAACGTGTCGGCCCACGCCTCGAAGGCGGCGGGCTCCTCGGAGATGACGCGGAACTTCATGTAGGCGTGCGCCCCCAGGCACAGCTCGGCGCACTGCCCGTAGTACGTGCCGGCCTCCGGCGCGGTGAACGTCAGTTGGTTGCCCTGGTTCGGGATCATGTCCCGCTTCCCCGCGAGGCGCGGCACCCAGAAGCTGTGCAGCACGTCGGCGGAATCGAGCTGCAGCACGACGCGCCGATCGGTCGGCAAGCGCAGTTCGTTGGCGGTCGTGATGCCGTACTCGGGGTACTCGAACTTCCACCACCACTGGTACCCGGTCACCTTCACGACGAGGTCCTCTTCGGTGGGGGTGACCCGTGCTTCGGTGGCGAAGATCGTGCGGACGGTCGGCACCGCGACCATCACGACGATGATGACCGGCACGATCGTCAGGGCGATCTCCAGCTTCGGGTTGCCGTGGCTCTGCTCGGGGATGTCGGTCCGCTGCCCGCGCCGGTAGCGCAGGATCACGTACGCGAGCACGCCGAACGTCCCGATCATCACCAGGGCGCTCAGCCACAACGACCAGTTGAACAGGTCGAGTTGCGCCTGCGCGATCGGGCCGGCGGGGTCGAGGGCGGACTGCGGTCCGGCGAAGTCGCATCCGGACAGCAGCAGCGCCGCGAGGATCGGCACCAGCGCCGATCGGAACCACCTCGTCATGGGCACGTTCGAATCCTCCTCGGGGGGCGGGGTGATGAACGGGGCGCGCCGCGGCGCGCCCGGGTGTTGCGTCTCGAAGAATTTATCACAAGGGGCGTCCGTCCCGATGTGGCCGGGGCTTACGAACGCCCCTACTCCGGCGGGGGGCGTTCGCGCGCCGGTCCGCTGCCTAGATGCCCAGGTCGGGGCGGTCGTCGGCGAAGGCGTAGTAGCCGTGCGTGCCCGGACCGACGTGGACGCCCACGACCGCCCCGAGTTCGTCGGTCCCGGCGTCCTCGAAGTCGATGCCGGCCTCGTGGACCGCCTGGCGCACCCGGTCGGCGGCCGCCTCGTCCTGGATGTGCAGGAAGCTGAGGCGCAGGACCCCCTCGGGGTGCGCCTCGCGGTAGCTCGCGAGGCGGCTCACCATCTCCTTCATCGCCTTCTTCGCGCCGCGCGCCTTCCCGGCCGGCGTGACCGTGCCCTCGTCGAGCGTGAGGATCGGTTTGATGTTCAGCAAACTACCGACCATCGCGCTGGCGCGGCCGATCCGTCC encodes the following:
- the ctaD gene encoding cytochrome c oxidase subunit I gives rise to the protein MAIGRRDVPAPATPDAGGGLLARPAWTKGLGSWLTTVDHKRLGILYILTSFTFMGLASIEAFIIRLQLAAPGMELVSPDVYNQLFTMHGVTMIFLAIMPLGTGFANYFVPLMIGARDLAFPRLNAFGYWVYAFGGLFVYSSFFLGGAPDVGWFAYAPLTSLSNNPGNGTDFYMIGLLIGGIGSLVTAMNLIVTIFSMRAPGMTMMRMPVFVWMILVTSFLIVFAFPPLTIALTQIVFDRTFGTLFYVPEAGGLPILWQHLFWIFGHPEVYIVILPAFGVISEVIPTFSRKPIFGYPVMILSGIFIGFMGFAVWSHHMFTTGLGPVANTAFALTSFVIGVPTGVKIFNWLGTMWGGSVRFTTSMLYAMAFLFMFVIGGITGIMLAMPPFTAQATDSYFVVAHFHYVMGGGALFAFFAGVYYWFPKLTGKLLPERFGQWTFAAMFIGFNMIFMPQHFAGLMGMPRRTQTYEAGIGLEIWNLVSTAGTFVMGTALFMLLFSVIYAFRNGTPAGNDPWDARTLEWAATSPPQHHNFDEQPIVTDRDAFWAQKYPEASHGDDGSQWEGMDFDAHGIHMPGQSWYPFLLATSIFIAGYGLLFENWPLSILMLVVLVGATYGWAFEGVGGHHVHPDDGAEAAGD
- the coxB gene encoding cytochrome c oxidase subunit II, with product MTRWFRSALVPILAALLLSGCDFAGPQSALDPAGPIAQAQLDLFNWSLWLSALVMIGTFGVLAYVILRYRRGQRTDIPEQSHGNPKLEIALTIVPVIIVVMVAVPTVRTIFATEARVTPTEEDLVVKVTGYQWWWKFEYPEYGITTANELRLPTDRRVVLQLDSADVLHSFWVPRLAGKRDMIPNQGNQLTFTAPEAGTYYGQCAELCLGAHAYMKFRVISEEPAAFEAWADTFDIDGAQRVQADPQVQRGHQLFAQKGCTTCHRVDGYRGTTEVGTPEFPDLTNFGTRTTLGAAILPNTQENLEAWLRDPDDLKPGNYMPALWSEDDPDADEEIAAVAAYLLSLGTPDETEARAFVGGTHGDR